Within Dysgonomonas sp. HDW5A, the genomic segment TTACAATTTTACTCTTATCCAGCAAGATAACCAGATATTCGGAAATGAAATAAACAACTTTTTCTTTTACATTCTGGGGTATCCATACACAAGCATTCTCGGCAACACCTAATTCTCCCTGAATAATAGCCAAATCGGTTCCATTTAAATTATGGGCATCGCCTACCTTATCAGGATTAACAGTTGCAATACTTATTTCGGGAAGATTAGAAGCTATTACTTTTGCATCAGGGTACAAAGAACGTATCAACGCATTGATATCTTCGCCGTCCTTTACAACCATGGCATCACCACCGACAGCCTTGCACATCTGTGAGAACTTTTCTTGCTTATCGGGATAT encodes:
- a CDS encoding LUD domain-containing protein → MSSKNDILSNVKRHIKVQYDMPDLDIAAIQYPDKQEKFSQMCKAVGGDAMVVKDGEDINALIRSLYPDAKVIASNLPEISIATVNPDKVGDAHNLNGTDLAIIQGELGVAENACVWIPQNVKEKVVYFISEYLVILLDKSKIVNNMHEAYEQIKFNDYGFGVFISGPSKTADIEQSLVVGAHGAKGVIVLLR